A single window of Salvia splendens isolate huo1 chromosome 8, SspV2, whole genome shotgun sequence DNA harbors:
- the LOC121745319 gene encoding fasciclin-like arabinogalactan protein 2, with protein sequence MELRISFLLLAAAAAALSSTTTNAHNITRMLAKHPSFSTFNHYLTVTHLAGEINRRRTITVCAVDNAGMSDLLAKHYPLPTLKNILSLHIFADYFGAKKLHQITKGSTTTSSLFQATGEAAGTSGYVNITDMKGGKVGFAPVDSDSDGPMATFVKSLEELPYDIAVIQISNTLTSPEAEAPTAAPTDLNVTSLMAKQGCQTFSDMIVSQGVQSTFSDSVQGGLTIFCPSDEALDDFRPRYKNLTADGKSSLLLYHGVPVYNSLGMLRSSNGLMNTLATEGTKKFDFTVQNDGDDVKLKTKIVTATITGTLIDEDPLAVFKIDEVLLPKELFKAAPPAPAPKPAPKSKSKSKGAAAGGDEDGEEADGPGPASDDLAAADEDDSNDGERVRTGGVAALCFSLALGFLAYIC encoded by the exons ATGGAGCTAAGAATCTCCTTCCTCCTCCTCGCCGCCGCCGCGGCCGCCctctcctccaccaccaccaacgCCCACAACATCACCCGCATGCTAGCCAAGCACCCTTCCTTCTCCACCTTCAACCACTACCTGACCGTCACCCACCTCGCCGGCGAGATCAACCGCCGCCGCACCATCACCGTCTGCGCCGTCGACAACGCCGGTATGAGCGACCTCCTCGCCAAGCACTACCCCCTCCCCACCCTCAAAAACATCCTCTCTCTCCACATCTTCGCTGACTACTTCGGCGCCAAGAAGCTCCACCAGATCACCAAgggctccaccaccacctcctccctCTTCCAGGCCACCGGCGAGGCCGCCGGCACCTCCGGCTACGTCAACATCACCGACATGAAGGGCGGCAAGGTCGGATTCGCTCCCGTCGACTCCGATTCCGACGGCCCGATGGCTACATTTGTCAAATCCCTTGAGGAATTGCCCTACGACATCGCTGTTATTCAAATCAGCAACACTCTCACCTCGCCGGAGGCCGAAGCCCCCACCGCCGCCCCTACCGACCTCAATGTCACCTCTCTCATGGCTAAACAAGGCTGCCAGACCTTCTCCGACATGATCGTCTCTCAAGGCGTCCAATCCACATTTTCCGATAGCGTTCAAGGCGGCCTCACCATCTTCTGCCCCTCCGACGAAGCTCTCGACGATTTCCGCCCTAG GTACAAAAACCTCACCGCCGACGGGAAGTCGTCGCTGCTGCTGTACCACGGCGTGCCGGTGTACAACTCGCTCGGAATGCTGAGATCGAGCAACGGATTGATGAACACTCTCGCGACGGAGGGGACGAAGAAGTTCGACTTCACGGTGCAGAACGACGGCGACGACGTCAAGCTGAAGACGAAGATTGTGACGGCGACGATCACCGGAACTCTGATCGACGAGGATCCGCTCGCTGTGTTTAAGATCGACGAGGTGCTGCTTCCGAAGGAGCTCTTCAAGGCGGCGCCGCCTGCTCCGGCACCGAAGCCGGCGCCGAAGTCGAAGAGCAAGAGCAAGGGCGCGGCAGCTGGTGGTGATGAAGATGGTGAGGAGGCCGACGGTCCTGGTCCTGCTTCCGACGATCTGGCCGCGGCGGATGAGGATGATAGCAACGACGGCGAGAGAGTCCGCACCGGCGGTGTTGCGGCGCTCTGCTTCAGTTTGGCGTTGGGATTTTTGGCATACATttgttaa
- the LOC121744444 gene encoding DExH-box ATP-dependent RNA helicase DExH6-like isoform X1, whose protein sequence is MGPPGSSGKEAGRKRQKGRVPPNNMKVAEATRIRIAEILEKFRSSDDEVYKFEENLTNQERAAVHVMCRKAGFMSKSHGKGQDRRICIYKRKREVSSMKGRENIASFRFSGESQAALQELFSCYPPNDVDMSGNKLGVSKGKSDSGVSRDDFFCRPTTNPSEIASKIQTLASRIEKEMSLKQIAQNRSKLPIASFRDAITSSVESNQVVLVCGETGCGKTTQVPQFLLDHAWSKGETCKVVCTQPRRISATSVAERIASERGESIGDSVGYKIRLETKGGRQSSLVFCTNGVLLRVLVNKDNSRTKKKKASKKGQSSVADITHIIVDEIHERDRFSDFMLAIIRDMLPSHPHLRLVLMSATIDADRFSKYFGGCPVIRVPGFTYPVKSYYLEDVLALVRSSEHNHVKCTSGDVAVKDSPLTEECRVSLDEAIELASSNDDFDPLLELISSQGDSRVFNYQHSKTGVTPLMVSAEQGRVSYVCTLLSFGVDCDLRSNAGKTALDYAEQGNQGDVAEIIKKHMGKAFTQSDKEQDLLDKYLSHVDPELIDCLLIEQLLRRICNDSTDGAVLVFLPGWDDINRTREKLLSSPYFKDPSKFLVIALHSMVPLVEQKKVFKRPPPGCRKIVLSTNIAETSVTIDDVVYVIDSGRMKEKSYDPYNNVSTLHSSWISKASAKQREGRAGRCQAGICYHLYSKFRASSLPEFQVPEIKRMPIEELCLQVKLMDPSCKIEEFLQKTLDPPVYETIQNAITVLQDIGALSLEEQLTELGQKLGALPVHPLTSKMLFFAILLNCLDPALTLACASDCKDPFILPMLPNERKKAQVARLELASLYGGNGDQLAIIAAFDCWKMAKQRGDEAKFCSQYFVSAATMKLISSMRKKLEGELLRHGFIPEDASRCSLNARDPGILHAVVFSGLYPMVGRVIPQGNRSLVETASGNKVRLHQFSTNGKLSSKKFSIPPLIMFDEITRGDGGIHIRNCCVLGSLPLMLLATDIVVAPTEEDADEGDESDADEPDADNDSDEDDKAEPHSSSKPNSEKILSAPENVVKVVVDRWLPFQLMALDVAQIYCLRERLSSAILFKVTKPRDVLPEHLGASLYAIACILSYDGMSGISLPPEPVDTLTTMVSVADISHGRRVPINRPAKSYLKSLLYPDHPYPNQSHTSHHHTSHLQKQVSKSAANWSAPQGTSTAKGNYSKRQRGNGNGFR, encoded by the exons ATGGGCCCACCAGGTTCATCCGGGAAGGAGGCGGGGAGGAAGCGGCAGAAAGGGAGAGTGCCGCCAAACAATATGAAGGTTGCCGAGGCCACCCGCATTCGCATCGCTGAGATTCTGGAGAAGTTCCGGAGTTCAGATGATGAAG TATACAAATTTGAAGAGAACCTGACTAATCAGGAGCGGGCGGCAGTGCACGTTATGTGCAGAAAGGCGGGGTTCATGTCAAAGAGTCACGG GAAAGGACAGGATCGCCGCATTTGTATCTATAAGCGTAAAAGGGAAGTCAGCAGTATGAAAGGGAGAGAGAACATTGCTTCTTTCAGATTTTCAGGGGAATCACAGGCCGCTTTACAGGAATTGTTTTCTTGCTATCCCCCTAATGATGTGGATATGAGTGGGAATAAACTTGGCGTCAGTAAGGGAAAAAGTGATAGCGGAGTCTCAAGAGACGATTTTTTTTGCAGACCTACGACGAATCCATCTGAAATTGCAAGCAAGATACAAACACTTGCTTCCCGAATTGAGAAAGAGATGAGCTTGAAACAG ATCGCACAGAACAGGTCCAAGCTACCTATTGCATCTTTTAGGGATGCTATCACATCTTCAGTAGAATCTAACCAG GTTGTGCTTGTATGTGGTGAAACTGGATGTGGGAAAACAACACAG GTCCCCCAGTTTCTCCTGGACCATGCATGGAGTAAAGGAGAGACGTGTAAAGTTGTTTGTACTCAGCCGAGGCGAATCTCTGCCACATCAG TCGCTGAAAGAATTGCTTCTGAAAGAGGTGAAAGTATTGGAGATTCTGTTGGATACAAG ATTCGACTGGAAACCAAAGGTGGAAGGCAGTCCTCTCTTGTGTTCTGCACCAATGGGGTTCTGCTGAGGGTTCTAGTCAATAAAGATAACAGCcgtacaaagaaaaaaaaggcgTCTAAAAAAGGACAGAGTTCTGTGGCTGATATAACCCACATAATAGTG GATGAAATTCATGAAAGGGATCGCTTCTCCGATTTCATGCTCGCAATAATCAG AGACATGCTTCCTTCGCATCCTCACCTGCGTCTG GTATTGATGAGCGCCACCATTGATGCGGACCGGTTTTCAAAGTACTTTGGAGGCTGCCCAGTTATTCGTGTACCGGGTTTTACATATCCC GTAAAAAGTTATTACTTGGAGGATGTACTAGCACTTGTGAGATCATCTGAACATAATCACGTTAAGTGCACAAGTGGGGACGTGGCAGTGAAGGACTCTCCTTTAACCGAGGAATGCCGAGTTTCTCTTGACGAGGCTATTGAATTAGCTTCATCAAACGATGACTTTGATCCCCTTCTCGAGCTGATATCTTCCCAAGGAGATTCGAGAGTTTTCAATTACCAGCACTCGAAAACCGGAGTAACCCCCTTGATGGTGTCAGCCGAGCAAGGAAGAGTTAGCTATGTTTGCACACTTCTCTCGTTTGGTGTAGACTGCGACTTGCGGAGTAATGCAGGGAAGACAGCTCTCGATTATGCTGAACAAGGAAATCAGGGGGATGTTGCCGAAATCATTAAAAAACACATGGGGAAAGCATTTACGCAGTCAGATAAGGAGCAAGATTTACTCGATAAATACTTATCGCATGTTGACCCTGAACTTATAGATTGTCTGCTTATCGAACAACTTCTTAGGCGAATCTGTAATGACTCGACTGATGGAGCTGTTCTCGTATTTCTTCCGGGTTGGGATGATATAAACAGAACGCGAGAGAAGTTGCTATCAAGTCCTTATTTCAAGGATCCATCAAAATTTCTTGTTATTGCTCTTCATTCTATGGTTCCATTGGTCGAGcaaaagaaagttttcaaaCGTCCGCCTCCTGGATGCCGCAAAATTGTTCTTTCTACTAATATTGCCGAAACATCAGTCACCATCGATGATGTTGTTTATGTCATAGACAGCGGGCGGATGAAAGAGAAAAGTTATGACCCATATAACAACGTGTCAACTCTTCATTCTTCTTGGATATCAAAGGCAAGTGCTAAGCAACGAGAAGGTCGTGCAGGGCGATGTCAAGCTGGTATTTGTTATCATCTATATTCAAAATTCCGAGCTTCTTCTCTTCCAGAGTTCCAAGTTCCCGAGATAAAGAGGATGCCTATAGAAGAGCTGTGCCTGCAG GTGAAGCTTATGGATCCATCTTGCAAAATCGAAGAATTTTTGCAGAAGACGCTGGACCCGCCTGTTTATGAGACGATACAAAATGCAATAACGGTTCTTCAGGATATCGGTGCATTGTCTCTAGAAGAGCAACTCACGGAACTTGGGCAGAAACTCGGAGCTCTACCCGTCCACCCTCTGACCAGCAAAATGTTATTTTTTGCGATATTGTTGAATTGCCTTGACCCGGCATTGACTTTAGCTTGCGCTTCCGACTGCAAAGACCCCTTCATTTTGCCAATGCTTCCTAATGAAAGGAAAAAAGCTCAAGTGGCTAGACTAGAACTGGCCTCACTCTATGGTGGCAACGGTGACCAGTTAGCTATAATTGCTGCCTTTGATTGCTGGAAAATGGCTAAACAAAGGGGCGACGAAGCGAAGTTTTGTTCTCAGTACTTCGTATCTGCAGCGACCATGAAGTTGATTTCGAGCATGCGGAAGAAACTCGAAGGCGAACTACTTCGGCATGGTTTTATCCCGGAAGATGCCTCCCGCTGTAGCCTCAACGCCCGTGACCCTGGTATACTCCATGCTGTAGTTTTCTCAGGTCTATATCCGATGGTCGGGAGGGTTATTCCGCAAGGTAATAGATCTCTTGTCGAAACTGCCAGCGGGAATAAGGTAAGGTTGCACCAGTTTTCGACCAACGGGAAGCTCTCCTCGAAGAAATTCAGTATCCCGCCTTTGATCATGTTTGATGAGATAACCCGTGGAGACGGCGGAATACATATTAGGAACTGCTGTGTCCTAGGTTCGCTCCCCTTAATGTTGTTAGCCACTGATATTGTCGTGGCCCCGACTGAGGAAGATGCTGATGAGGGTGATGAGAGTGATGCTGATGAACCTGATGCCGACAATGACAGTGACGAGGATGATAAAGCAGAGCCTCACAGTTCATCGAAACCCAACAGCGAAAAGATCTTGTCGGCGCCAGAGAATGTCGTTAAAGTCGTAGTGGATCGATGGCTGCCGTTTCAGTTGATGGCTCTAGATGTTGCTCAGATATACTGCTTGAGGGAGAGACTATCTTCAGCAATCTTGTTCAAG GTAACTAAACCGAGGGACGTTCTTCCGGAACATCTTGGTGCCTCACTGTATGCAATAGCCTGTATCCTCTCTTACGATGGGATGTCCGGGATCTCGCTGCCACCAGAACCCGTAGACACCCTCACCACGATGGTCAGTGTCGCTGACATCAGCCATGGTAGGAGGGTGCCAATCAATCGCCCAGCTAAGAGCTATCTCAAATCGCTTCTTTACCCTGACCACCCCTATCCAAACCAGAGCCACACGTCACACCATCACACAAGCCATCTTCAGAAGCAAGTGTCAAAAAGCGCTGCGAACTGGTCGGCCCCACAAGGGACTAGTACCGCGAAGGGGAACTACTCCAAGCGGCAGCGTGGCAATGGTAATGGATTCAGGTGA
- the LOC121744444 gene encoding DExH-box ATP-dependent RNA helicase DExH6-like isoform X2: MGPPGSSGKEAGRKRQKGRVPPNNMKVAEATRIRIAEILEKFRSSDDEVYKFEENLTNQERAAVHVMCRKAGFMSKSHGKGQDRRICIYKRKREVSSMKGRENIASFRFSGESQAALQELFSCYPPNDVDMSGNKLGVSKGKSDSGVSRDDFFCRPTTNPSEIASKIQTLASRIEKEMSLKQIAQNRSKLPIASFRDAITSSVESNQVVLVCGETGCGKTTQVPQFLLDHAWSKGETCKVVCTQPRRISATSVAERIASERGESIGDSVGYKDEIHERDRFSDFMLAIIRDMLPSHPHLRLVLMSATIDADRFSKYFGGCPVIRVPGFTYPVKSYYLEDVLALVRSSEHNHVKCTSGDVAVKDSPLTEECRVSLDEAIELASSNDDFDPLLELISSQGDSRVFNYQHSKTGVTPLMVSAEQGRVSYVCTLLSFGVDCDLRSNAGKTALDYAEQGNQGDVAEIIKKHMGKAFTQSDKEQDLLDKYLSHVDPELIDCLLIEQLLRRICNDSTDGAVLVFLPGWDDINRTREKLLSSPYFKDPSKFLVIALHSMVPLVEQKKVFKRPPPGCRKIVLSTNIAETSVTIDDVVYVIDSGRMKEKSYDPYNNVSTLHSSWISKASAKQREGRAGRCQAGICYHLYSKFRASSLPEFQVPEIKRMPIEELCLQVKLMDPSCKIEEFLQKTLDPPVYETIQNAITVLQDIGALSLEEQLTELGQKLGALPVHPLTSKMLFFAILLNCLDPALTLACASDCKDPFILPMLPNERKKAQVARLELASLYGGNGDQLAIIAAFDCWKMAKQRGDEAKFCSQYFVSAATMKLISSMRKKLEGELLRHGFIPEDASRCSLNARDPGILHAVVFSGLYPMVGRVIPQGNRSLVETASGNKVRLHQFSTNGKLSSKKFSIPPLIMFDEITRGDGGIHIRNCCVLGSLPLMLLATDIVVAPTEEDADEGDESDADEPDADNDSDEDDKAEPHSSSKPNSEKILSAPENVVKVVVDRWLPFQLMALDVAQIYCLRERLSSAILFKVTKPRDVLPEHLGASLYAIACILSYDGMSGISLPPEPVDTLTTMVSVADISHGRRVPINRPAKSYLKSLLYPDHPYPNQSHTSHHHTSHLQKQVSKSAANWSAPQGTSTAKGNYSKRQRGNGNGFR; encoded by the exons ATGGGCCCACCAGGTTCATCCGGGAAGGAGGCGGGGAGGAAGCGGCAGAAAGGGAGAGTGCCGCCAAACAATATGAAGGTTGCCGAGGCCACCCGCATTCGCATCGCTGAGATTCTGGAGAAGTTCCGGAGTTCAGATGATGAAG TATACAAATTTGAAGAGAACCTGACTAATCAGGAGCGGGCGGCAGTGCACGTTATGTGCAGAAAGGCGGGGTTCATGTCAAAGAGTCACGG GAAAGGACAGGATCGCCGCATTTGTATCTATAAGCGTAAAAGGGAAGTCAGCAGTATGAAAGGGAGAGAGAACATTGCTTCTTTCAGATTTTCAGGGGAATCACAGGCCGCTTTACAGGAATTGTTTTCTTGCTATCCCCCTAATGATGTGGATATGAGTGGGAATAAACTTGGCGTCAGTAAGGGAAAAAGTGATAGCGGAGTCTCAAGAGACGATTTTTTTTGCAGACCTACGACGAATCCATCTGAAATTGCAAGCAAGATACAAACACTTGCTTCCCGAATTGAGAAAGAGATGAGCTTGAAACAG ATCGCACAGAACAGGTCCAAGCTACCTATTGCATCTTTTAGGGATGCTATCACATCTTCAGTAGAATCTAACCAG GTTGTGCTTGTATGTGGTGAAACTGGATGTGGGAAAACAACACAG GTCCCCCAGTTTCTCCTGGACCATGCATGGAGTAAAGGAGAGACGTGTAAAGTTGTTTGTACTCAGCCGAGGCGAATCTCTGCCACATCAG TCGCTGAAAGAATTGCTTCTGAAAGAGGTGAAAGTATTGGAGATTCTGTTGGATACAAG GATGAAATTCATGAAAGGGATCGCTTCTCCGATTTCATGCTCGCAATAATCAG AGACATGCTTCCTTCGCATCCTCACCTGCGTCTG GTATTGATGAGCGCCACCATTGATGCGGACCGGTTTTCAAAGTACTTTGGAGGCTGCCCAGTTATTCGTGTACCGGGTTTTACATATCCC GTAAAAAGTTATTACTTGGAGGATGTACTAGCACTTGTGAGATCATCTGAACATAATCACGTTAAGTGCACAAGTGGGGACGTGGCAGTGAAGGACTCTCCTTTAACCGAGGAATGCCGAGTTTCTCTTGACGAGGCTATTGAATTAGCTTCATCAAACGATGACTTTGATCCCCTTCTCGAGCTGATATCTTCCCAAGGAGATTCGAGAGTTTTCAATTACCAGCACTCGAAAACCGGAGTAACCCCCTTGATGGTGTCAGCCGAGCAAGGAAGAGTTAGCTATGTTTGCACACTTCTCTCGTTTGGTGTAGACTGCGACTTGCGGAGTAATGCAGGGAAGACAGCTCTCGATTATGCTGAACAAGGAAATCAGGGGGATGTTGCCGAAATCATTAAAAAACACATGGGGAAAGCATTTACGCAGTCAGATAAGGAGCAAGATTTACTCGATAAATACTTATCGCATGTTGACCCTGAACTTATAGATTGTCTGCTTATCGAACAACTTCTTAGGCGAATCTGTAATGACTCGACTGATGGAGCTGTTCTCGTATTTCTTCCGGGTTGGGATGATATAAACAGAACGCGAGAGAAGTTGCTATCAAGTCCTTATTTCAAGGATCCATCAAAATTTCTTGTTATTGCTCTTCATTCTATGGTTCCATTGGTCGAGcaaaagaaagttttcaaaCGTCCGCCTCCTGGATGCCGCAAAATTGTTCTTTCTACTAATATTGCCGAAACATCAGTCACCATCGATGATGTTGTTTATGTCATAGACAGCGGGCGGATGAAAGAGAAAAGTTATGACCCATATAACAACGTGTCAACTCTTCATTCTTCTTGGATATCAAAGGCAAGTGCTAAGCAACGAGAAGGTCGTGCAGGGCGATGTCAAGCTGGTATTTGTTATCATCTATATTCAAAATTCCGAGCTTCTTCTCTTCCAGAGTTCCAAGTTCCCGAGATAAAGAGGATGCCTATAGAAGAGCTGTGCCTGCAG GTGAAGCTTATGGATCCATCTTGCAAAATCGAAGAATTTTTGCAGAAGACGCTGGACCCGCCTGTTTATGAGACGATACAAAATGCAATAACGGTTCTTCAGGATATCGGTGCATTGTCTCTAGAAGAGCAACTCACGGAACTTGGGCAGAAACTCGGAGCTCTACCCGTCCACCCTCTGACCAGCAAAATGTTATTTTTTGCGATATTGTTGAATTGCCTTGACCCGGCATTGACTTTAGCTTGCGCTTCCGACTGCAAAGACCCCTTCATTTTGCCAATGCTTCCTAATGAAAGGAAAAAAGCTCAAGTGGCTAGACTAGAACTGGCCTCACTCTATGGTGGCAACGGTGACCAGTTAGCTATAATTGCTGCCTTTGATTGCTGGAAAATGGCTAAACAAAGGGGCGACGAAGCGAAGTTTTGTTCTCAGTACTTCGTATCTGCAGCGACCATGAAGTTGATTTCGAGCATGCGGAAGAAACTCGAAGGCGAACTACTTCGGCATGGTTTTATCCCGGAAGATGCCTCCCGCTGTAGCCTCAACGCCCGTGACCCTGGTATACTCCATGCTGTAGTTTTCTCAGGTCTATATCCGATGGTCGGGAGGGTTATTCCGCAAGGTAATAGATCTCTTGTCGAAACTGCCAGCGGGAATAAGGTAAGGTTGCACCAGTTTTCGACCAACGGGAAGCTCTCCTCGAAGAAATTCAGTATCCCGCCTTTGATCATGTTTGATGAGATAACCCGTGGAGACGGCGGAATACATATTAGGAACTGCTGTGTCCTAGGTTCGCTCCCCTTAATGTTGTTAGCCACTGATATTGTCGTGGCCCCGACTGAGGAAGATGCTGATGAGGGTGATGAGAGTGATGCTGATGAACCTGATGCCGACAATGACAGTGACGAGGATGATAAAGCAGAGCCTCACAGTTCATCGAAACCCAACAGCGAAAAGATCTTGTCGGCGCCAGAGAATGTCGTTAAAGTCGTAGTGGATCGATGGCTGCCGTTTCAGTTGATGGCTCTAGATGTTGCTCAGATATACTGCTTGAGGGAGAGACTATCTTCAGCAATCTTGTTCAAG GTAACTAAACCGAGGGACGTTCTTCCGGAACATCTTGGTGCCTCACTGTATGCAATAGCCTGTATCCTCTCTTACGATGGGATGTCCGGGATCTCGCTGCCACCAGAACCCGTAGACACCCTCACCACGATGGTCAGTGTCGCTGACATCAGCCATGGTAGGAGGGTGCCAATCAATCGCCCAGCTAAGAGCTATCTCAAATCGCTTCTTTACCCTGACCACCCCTATCCAAACCAGAGCCACACGTCACACCATCACACAAGCCATCTTCAGAAGCAAGTGTCAAAAAGCGCTGCGAACTGGTCGGCCCCACAAGGGACTAGTACCGCGAAGGGGAACTACTCCAAGCGGCAGCGTGGCAATGGTAATGGATTCAGGTGA
- the LOC121743323 gene encoding TLC domain-containing protein 4-B-like isoform X1: MLSTGSSNMLVKSYLNQVDLLLKEYVSADPFVVYTSIILGIFACKTVYELSQIISPLYFKSYPNLSKGLQLEWSNRAMSTFHAMYIATVSLYFVLWSDLFKNDPQRGPITLRSSTVSISALGVSVGYFLSDLSMILWRYPSLGGMEYVIHHLLSLGSVAYAMLTGEAQIYTYMVLMSEATTPCINLRWYLDAAGMKRSKVYTINGVVIFLAWLVARILLFIYLFWHSYQYHDQAKQMHEIGAVMVHVVPLVLSVMNLYWFSQIFKGMVKTLKRE; encoded by the exons ATGCTGTCAACTGGAAGTAGTAATATGTTGGTTAAATCTTACCTAAACCAAGTTGATCTGCTTCTCAAGGAATATGTCTCTGCTGATCCTTTCGTCGTATATACGTCTATAATCCTTGGAATTTTCGCCTGCAAAACG GTGTATGAACTTAGCCAGATTATTAGTCCCCTCTACTTCAAAAGCTATCCGAATCTCTCAAAGGGCCTTCAGCTCGAATGGAGCAACCG AGCCATGTCCACTTTTCACGCCATGTACATTGCCACCGTGTCATTATATTTCGTGTTGTGGTCGGATCTTTTCAAAAATGACCCACAGCGCGGGCCAATCACTCTTCGTAGTTCAACGGTCTCGATTTCTGCTTTGGGA GTTTCCGTTGGCTATTTCCTTTCGGATCTCAGCATGATTCTATGGCGATATCCTTCGTTAGGTGGGATGGAGTAT GTAATTCACCATCTTCTCTCGTTGGGTAGCGTGGCCTATGCTATGCTCACCGGTGAAGCACAAATCTACACGTACATGGTCTTAATGTCCGAGGCAACTACGCCTTGTATCAATCTGAGATG GTATCTTGATGCAGCTGGTATGAAGAGGTCGAAGGTGTATACCATAAACGGAGTCGTGATATTCCTAGCATGGCTT GTTGCAAGAATTTTGCTGTTCATCTACCTGTTTTGGCATTCGTACCAATATCATGACCAG GCGAAGCAGATGCACGAGATAGGTGCGGTGATGGTTCACGTTGTTCCGTTGGTGCTGTCTGTGATGAACTTGTATTGGTTCAGCCAGATCTTCAAGGGGATGGTGAAAACGCTCAAGAGGGAATGA
- the LOC121743323 gene encoding TLC domain-containing protein 4-B-like isoform X2, giving the protein MLSTGSSNMLVKSYLNQVDLLLKEYVSADPFVVYTSIILGIFACKTVYELSQIISPLYFKSYPNLSKGLQLEWSNRAMSTFHAMYIATVSLYFVLWSDLFKNDPQRGPITLRSSTVSISALGVSVGYFLSDLSMILWRYPSLGGMEYVIHHLLSLGSVAYAMLTGEAQIYTYMVLMSEATTPCINLRCWYEEVEGVYHKRSRDIPSMACCKNFAVHLPVLAFVPIS; this is encoded by the exons ATGCTGTCAACTGGAAGTAGTAATATGTTGGTTAAATCTTACCTAAACCAAGTTGATCTGCTTCTCAAGGAATATGTCTCTGCTGATCCTTTCGTCGTATATACGTCTATAATCCTTGGAATTTTCGCCTGCAAAACG GTGTATGAACTTAGCCAGATTATTAGTCCCCTCTACTTCAAAAGCTATCCGAATCTCTCAAAGGGCCTTCAGCTCGAATGGAGCAACCG AGCCATGTCCACTTTTCACGCCATGTACATTGCCACCGTGTCATTATATTTCGTGTTGTGGTCGGATCTTTTCAAAAATGACCCACAGCGCGGGCCAATCACTCTTCGTAGTTCAACGGTCTCGATTTCTGCTTTGGGA GTTTCCGTTGGCTATTTCCTTTCGGATCTCAGCATGATTCTATGGCGATATCCTTCGTTAGGTGGGATGGAGTAT GTAATTCACCATCTTCTCTCGTTGGGTAGCGTGGCCTATGCTATGCTCACCGGTGAAGCACAAATCTACACGTACATGGTCTTAATGTCCGAGGCAACTACGCCTTGTATCAATCTGAGATG CTGGTATGAAGAGGTCGAAGGTGTATACCATAAACGGAGTCGTGATATTCCTAGCATGGCTT GTTGCAAGAATTTTGCTGTTCATCTACCTGTTTTGGCATTCGTACCAATATCATGA